From one Luteolibacter sp. SL250 genomic stretch:
- a CDS encoding DUF1552 domain-containing protein, which translates to MQPTFSRRRFLRSATALIALPALEAFGGTRAAAATTAATAKRAKNFIAIGSYLGWHQPAFFPKTAGRDYTMPASLTPLEKHRDQITIFSGLDHRAPNGHKAWSNFLCGNAPGSYSLDQQIADAVGGKTRFASVELATGMGEGAKSMSYTKQGIGLPATVRPSVLYRQLFASKASRERTEYLLKSGQSSIDSVLDDAKRLQANLPQRDKDKLEEFFDSFRSVENKMGRQLAALDQPAPDPGYKLPSYDPITPNLQMEAGTIMYDLMTLALDTGSTHVMSLFLDGLGQVFAIDGAVLKAGYHALSHHGNDPEMIRDLIAIERAHMACFSGFLTQLSEKKNPEGKSLLDDTVILLGTGMGDASRHSNANLPTLVAGGGFGHGQHIAIDSKAKDAPLLGDLYITIKQRLGVESGNFSNASRNMNQLFS; encoded by the coding sequence ATGCAGCCCACCTTTTCCAGACGCCGGTTCCTCCGCAGCGCCACCGCGCTGATCGCCCTGCCCGCCCTCGAAGCGTTTGGCGGAACACGCGCCGCCGCGGCCACCACCGCCGCCACCGCGAAGCGTGCGAAGAATTTCATCGCCATCGGTTCGTACCTCGGCTGGCACCAGCCCGCGTTCTTCCCGAAGACCGCCGGACGTGACTATACGATGCCCGCCAGCCTCACCCCGCTGGAAAAGCACCGGGACCAAATCACCATTTTTTCCGGCTTGGACCACCGCGCGCCCAACGGCCACAAGGCGTGGTCGAACTTCCTGTGCGGGAACGCCCCCGGATCCTACTCGCTGGACCAGCAGATCGCGGATGCGGTCGGCGGCAAGACCCGCTTCGCCTCCGTGGAGCTGGCCACCGGCATGGGCGAGGGCGCGAAGTCCATGAGCTACACGAAGCAGGGCATCGGCCTGCCCGCCACCGTGCGACCCAGCGTGCTCTACCGCCAGCTTTTCGCCTCGAAGGCGAGCCGCGAGCGCACCGAATACCTGCTCAAGAGCGGCCAGAGCTCCATCGACAGCGTGCTGGACGACGCGAAGCGCCTGCAGGCGAACCTGCCGCAGCGGGACAAGGACAAGCTGGAGGAGTTCTTCGACTCCTTCCGCAGCGTGGAGAACAAGATGGGCCGCCAGCTCGCCGCGCTGGACCAGCCCGCGCCGGACCCCGGCTACAAGCTGCCGAGCTACGACCCCATCACGCCGAACCTCCAGATGGAGGCGGGCACCATCATGTATGACCTCATGACGCTGGCGCTGGACACCGGTTCCACGCACGTGATGTCCCTCTTCCTGGATGGCCTCGGCCAGGTCTTCGCCATCGACGGCGCCGTGCTGAAGGCCGGTTACCACGCGCTTTCCCACCATGGCAATGATCCGGAAATGATCCGCGACCTCATCGCCATCGAGCGCGCGCACATGGCGTGCTTCTCCGGATTCCTGACCCAGCTTTCGGAAAAGAAGAACCCGGAAGGCAAGTCGCTGCTGGATGACACCGTCATCCTGCTGGGCACCGGCATGGGCGACGCCAGCCGCCACAGCAACGCGAACCTGCCCACCCTGGTGGCGGGCGGCGGCTTCGGCCACGGCCAGCACATCGCCATCGACAGCAAGGCGAAGGACGCCCCGCTGCTGGGCGACCTCTACATCACCATCAAACAACGCCTCGGCGTGGAGTCCGGCAACTTCTCCAACGCATCGAGGAACATGAACCAGCTCTTTTCATGA
- a CDS encoding autotransporter-associated beta strand repeat-containing protein, which produces MKPKFPSVAFLSFLAFAFGGAPLVMAQWNGTGVTTGTGSTDIASSANWTSGTINGNFTTINTVGDHNLVLSGDITVGALNFDTAVNTNTVALGTTTPGSGYTSTPTVTVATTGAGAGATATATLSGTTLSTIAINAHGSGYYGATLPTFEVGGPGTGGGRVISGALPQGTTAITINSDTVGVERIITLAGAITPQDRSDSSLTFGEDVTLQLSGNSTIAAGGGNFNAATTIFINGDVLSTAAGTQSLTKNHAGAVTFGSSGRVNLDGGYSNTTGTSTFNGLVEGIGGISVSGSGTVTLNNAANTFTGAVSTTGGTINTVSIARSGEASGIGAGDTITLNGTGVLNVTGTGSQTTNRAISGSTTVTLRNNGTGTAALDFTGGTFTSTNTGPATLRLGGTNNSSVNIFSYDVGNAPGGVQRHLAIGADTGDVAVWRVSGNNTFTGTMTLSRGTMEFTSAASVGAGTSAIVLSSAGSTNFRYVGTGDTDISRSFTYATSSSANTTTITANGIGTLTLSGDTMTASNNNIGKALTLTGFNTGENTISADILRGNDGSGSTTTVNKTGASTWVLSGANTVGAAASGTAGALNINNGRLILDHATNDTVWGVASNVTMTGGTLEIRGRAGAGNASGTTLGNLVSATNSGLATVVVNRNGGDSTTLTMGTFTRNSGSAILFDLSSGGRLVTSATTATNGLFSSGQHLFVRTDNTASGVDYASKNGTTNEVIALGATTALPATGGSGSTNYAHTGSHTLTGNTSVNVARIDTGGGGSFEMGASNFVTSNGALFVGSGDYAVNGSGVFGSSGGTTIINHFGTGTLTLGAKMGTGTLFLVNGGGGLIDVTAAANSTGAYQFIGGTVRVGATSLNHTNDSTAGAVGNDVIRLSSGAVLELQADLTRDLGTTRGDVEMVGSAGFSAFGGNRTVSLTTANPGNAINWGSGSFVADDLILGSAHSNSTVTLTNDIAFSTLSRVVDVRAGTVAGDIDGRLSGVLSSTGGGLVKKGAGNLQVTGANTYTGDTWVLEGGLSVSNTSGSGTGTGGVRLSSSTTLSGTGFISGTVSGSGTIAPGASPGVLTVGAVNASEGLSFLFEMTALDPTYGAPTASGNDVLHITSATPFVTALSASNIITVDFTSMTLNAGDVILGAFYAANDFTAAIQNATYNYLGADGFTVNVSVVQQAADFGAGLENGYVTRFDIVPEPASALLAALGATGLLIRRRRSA; this is translated from the coding sequence GTGAAACCCAAATTCCCCTCGGTTGCCTTTCTCTCTTTCCTGGCATTCGCATTCGGAGGTGCGCCCCTGGTGATGGCGCAGTGGAACGGCACCGGTGTCACCACCGGGACGGGCTCAACGGACATCGCCTCCAGTGCCAACTGGACCAGCGGAACCATCAACGGGAACTTCACCACCATCAACACCGTGGGCGACCACAACCTGGTCCTGTCCGGGGACATCACGGTCGGCGCGCTGAACTTTGACACCGCGGTGAACACCAACACCGTGGCGCTGGGAACCACCACCCCTGGCTCCGGATACACCTCCACCCCGACGGTGACGGTCGCCACCACCGGCGCGGGTGCGGGCGCGACCGCCACCGCGACCCTGAGTGGCACCACGTTGTCGACCATCGCCATCAATGCCCACGGCTCTGGCTACTATGGCGCCACCTTGCCGACCTTCGAGGTGGGCGGTCCGGGAACCGGCGGGGGGCGGGTCATCAGCGGTGCCCTGCCGCAGGGGACGACCGCCATCACCATCAACAGTGACACGGTGGGCGTGGAACGGATCATCACTCTGGCGGGTGCCATCACCCCGCAGGACCGGTCCGACTCCAGCCTGACCTTCGGTGAGGATGTCACCCTCCAGCTTTCCGGGAACAGCACCATCGCCGCGGGCGGTGGCAACTTCAACGCCGCCACCACCATCTTTATCAACGGCGACGTGCTTTCCACCGCGGCGGGGACGCAGAGCCTGACGAAAAACCATGCCGGGGCCGTCACGTTCGGCTCGTCCGGCAGGGTCAATCTGGACGGCGGCTATTCGAACACCACCGGCACTTCCACTTTCAACGGCTTGGTGGAGGGTATCGGCGGGATCAGCGTGAGCGGCAGCGGTACCGTGACCCTGAACAACGCGGCGAACACCTTCACCGGTGCGGTTTCGACCACCGGCGGTACCATCAACACCGTTTCCATCGCGAGATCGGGGGAGGCGTCCGGCATCGGCGCGGGCGACACCATCACCCTCAACGGCACCGGCGTCCTGAACGTGACGGGCACCGGCAGCCAGACCACGAACCGGGCCATTTCCGGCAGCACCACCGTGACGCTGCGGAACAACGGCACCGGCACCGCGGCGCTGGATTTCACCGGCGGCACCTTCACCTCCACCAATACCGGACCGGCCACCCTGCGGCTGGGCGGCACCAACAACAGTTCCGTCAACATCTTCTCCTATGATGTGGGCAACGCTCCGGGCGGTGTTCAACGGCACCTCGCCATCGGTGCGGACACCGGGGACGTCGCGGTGTGGAGGGTGAGCGGGAACAACACCTTCACCGGCACCATGACCTTGTCCCGTGGCACCATGGAGTTCACCTCCGCGGCCAGCGTGGGGGCGGGTACCAGCGCCATCGTCCTTTCCAGCGCGGGCAGCACGAATTTCCGCTATGTCGGCACGGGTGACACGGACATCAGCCGGTCCTTCACCTACGCGACGAGCTCGTCCGCGAACACCACGACCATCACCGCGAACGGCATCGGCACGCTGACCCTCAGCGGGGACACCATGACGGCGTCCAACAACAACATCGGGAAAGCCCTCACTCTGACCGGATTCAACACCGGGGAGAACACCATCAGCGCGGACATCCTGCGCGGGAACGATGGCAGCGGTTCCACCACCACCGTGAACAAGACCGGCGCATCTACCTGGGTGCTCAGCGGGGCGAACACCGTGGGAGCGGCCGCCTCCGGTACCGCAGGCGCACTCAACATCAACAACGGCCGCCTGATCCTGGACCACGCCACCAACGACACCGTGTGGGGGGTGGCCAGCAACGTCACCATGACAGGCGGCACGCTGGAGATCCGCGGGCGTGCCGGTGCAGGCAACGCCAGCGGCACCACCCTCGGGAACCTGGTCTCGGCCACGAACTCCGGTCTGGCCACCGTGGTGGTGAACAGGAATGGGGGCGACTCCACCACGCTGACCATGGGTACCTTCACCCGCAACAGCGGCAGCGCCATTCTCTTCGACCTGTCGTCCGGCGGTCGTCTGGTCACTTCCGCCACCACCGCCACCAACGGCCTTTTCAGCTCCGGACAGCACTTGTTCGTCCGCACCGACAACACCGCCAGCGGCGTGGACTACGCCAGCAAGAACGGCACGACGAACGAAGTCATCGCGCTGGGCGCCACCACCGCGCTTCCGGCCACGGGCGGCAGCGGCAGCACGAACTACGCCCACACCGGCAGCCACACCCTCACGGGCAACACCTCCGTCAACGTCGCGCGGATCGACACCGGCGGCGGCGGCTCGTTTGAGATGGGCGCGTCGAACTTCGTTACGTCCAACGGCGCGCTGTTCGTCGGCAGCGGGGACTACGCGGTCAATGGCTCCGGCGTGTTCGGCTCCAGCGGCGGCACCACCATCATCAACCACTTCGGCACCGGCACGCTGACGCTGGGTGCGAAAATGGGTACCGGCACCCTGTTCCTGGTGAACGGTGGAGGCGGCCTCATTGATGTGACCGCCGCCGCCAACAGCACCGGTGCCTACCAGTTCATCGGCGGCACCGTCCGTGTCGGCGCCACCAGCTTGAACCACACCAACGACAGCACCGCTGGCGCTGTCGGCAACGATGTCATCCGGCTTTCCAGCGGTGCCGTCCTCGAACTGCAGGCGGACCTCACCCGTGACCTGGGCACCACCCGCGGCGACGTGGAAATGGTCGGCAGCGCCGGCTTCAGCGCCTTTGGCGGGAACCGCACCGTCTCCCTCACCACGGCCAACCCGGGGAATGCCATCAACTGGGGCAGCGGCAGCTTTGTCGCGGACGACCTGATCCTCGGCTCCGCCCATTCCAACTCCACCGTCACCCTCACCAACGACATCGCTTTCTCCACGCTTTCGCGCGTGGTGGATGTCAGGGCGGGCACGGTCGCCGGTGACATCGACGGCCGCCTCAGCGGTGTGCTCAGCAGCACCGGCGGCGGGCTGGTGAAGAAAGGCGCGGGCAACCTGCAGGTGACCGGAGCGAACACCTACACCGGTGACACCTGGGTGCTGGAGGGCGGCCTGTCCGTCAGCAACACCAGCGGTTCAGGCACGGGCACCGGCGGCGTCCGGCTTTCCTCCAGCACCACCCTTTCCGGCACCGGCTTCATCTCCGGCACGGTGAGCGGCAGTGGAACCATCGCTCCCGGAGCCAGCCCCGGCGTCCTCACCGTCGGTGCGGTGAATGCCAGCGAGGGCCTGTCCTTCCTCTTTGAAATGACCGCACTGGACCCCACCTACGGGGCTCCCACCGCCAGCGGCAACGATGTCCTGCACATCACATCCGCCACGCCGTTCGTGACCGCTCTCAGCGCCTCCAACATCATCACCGTGGACTTCACCTCCATGACGCTGAATGCCGGGGACGTCATCCTCGGCGCGTTCTATGCCGCGAACGACTTCACCGCAGCCATCCAGAATGCGACCTACAACTATCTGGGGGCCGATGGCTTCACGGTGAATGTCAGCGTCGTCCAGCAGGCCGCCGACTTCGGCGCGGGACTGGAGAACGGCTACGTCACCCGCTTTGACATCGTCCCGGAGCCTGCTTCCGCGCTCCTTGCCGCGCTCGGCGCCACGGGTCTCCTCATCCGCCGCAGGCGAAGCGCGTGA
- a CDS encoding TonB-dependent hemoglobin/transferrin/lactoferrin family receptor, whose translation MKSIFLLPFIAAAPLHAQVDEADVPVEEEISGEATAADDKPVSATEETLGEIVVSAARDPFLNIRGTTTRIDSRTMAENGVQDLGSMVKYDPTVVVPFDSTTGDGSVGYASSGSASFNIRGIEGNRVGIEVDGIRQPPEYISTSFDAGQESGAGGMGRDYFDPSMFQLVEILKGGAGAQYGSDSMGGVISMKTLDPRDLYADKTWGGLARTQFFSRNEGLAWQLGGGGRAGGLDYLLLYAGRESNETANNGSIPPDPMSIDSSAWLAKVGYDAGDHVFQFTFEHYERNLHADMRSAIDPAGGIFTIFREGIDNWQDVERSRLSLKWLYQPIGGWVDKVETQAYWQSATSGSRNVSTNPTVRAVDLGGPLAPYLPAIPAPWRTWLLANNPDLMVQGRNRTQEIEFETELYGITSFAHKTVEFDDQEHHFLFGIDASMEKSSNRFDRTETQGQVVRDLTDPLNPIITSIVTTTDTDRISFAPSETTRVGLVFQDDVKLGTLWEFSPGLRLDYHQIDTNLTQQFLDRLQDALGGAATAPQASDGYDNFTLSPRFDVGFLPTENSRVYAGYALGTRNPTAEELTMVFDHPATGASTQTTIPNPGLKEETSHAFKLGYKAEDDRGRVGLELFYTRYQDFIENNQVLEVRPGGEVITTTLNQGEAEIYGVEASGEWDAGSWKPALTGVSLGLSAGYTIGRNLTKDEPVNTVEPWKAIGFIGYADPDGKYGARMIGTYTGAVTRTDDTTMNGKMFRPDSWFTLDLLAWWKPVRGLTLNAGVNNIFDEQYWNWSTVRRGGGHLGLAGVGGGHTSAVDDRTTAPGRNFFLSATWQF comes from the coding sequence ATGAAATCCATCTTTCTCCTCCCCTTCATCGCCGCCGCTCCGCTCCACGCGCAGGTGGACGAGGCGGATGTCCCCGTGGAGGAGGAGATCTCCGGTGAAGCCACGGCGGCGGACGACAAGCCCGTCTCCGCCACCGAGGAAACGCTCGGGGAGATCGTGGTGTCCGCCGCGCGTGACCCTTTCCTGAACATCCGGGGAACGACCACACGCATCGACTCCCGCACCATGGCGGAGAACGGCGTCCAAGATCTGGGTTCGATGGTGAAATATGACCCGACGGTGGTCGTACCCTTCGACTCCACGACGGGAGACGGCTCCGTGGGTTATGCCTCGTCCGGTTCCGCGTCCTTCAACATCCGGGGGATCGAGGGCAACCGGGTGGGTATCGAGGTGGATGGCATCCGCCAGCCGCCGGAATACATCTCGACCTCGTTCGACGCCGGACAGGAGAGCGGAGCCGGTGGCATGGGGAGGGACTATTTCGATCCGTCGATGTTCCAACTGGTGGAGATCCTCAAGGGCGGGGCCGGCGCGCAGTATGGCTCCGACTCCATGGGGGGGGTGATCTCGATGAAGACGCTCGATCCCCGGGATCTCTACGCGGACAAGACCTGGGGTGGACTGGCCCGCACCCAGTTTTTCTCGCGCAACGAGGGCCTGGCCTGGCAGCTCGGCGGGGGTGGCCGCGCGGGTGGACTGGACTACCTCCTTCTCTACGCGGGCCGCGAGTCCAACGAGACGGCCAACAACGGCAGCATCCCCCCGGATCCGATGTCCATCGACAGCTCCGCGTGGCTGGCGAAGGTCGGCTACGATGCCGGGGACCATGTGTTCCAGTTCACCTTCGAACACTACGAACGGAATCTCCACGCCGACATGCGGAGCGCCATCGATCCCGCCGGGGGCATCTTCACCATCTTCCGCGAGGGCATCGACAACTGGCAGGATGTGGAACGCAGCCGCCTGAGCCTGAAATGGCTCTACCAACCCATCGGGGGTTGGGTGGACAAGGTGGAGACGCAGGCCTACTGGCAGAGCGCCACCAGCGGCAGCCGGAACGTCAGCACGAACCCGACGGTCCGCGCCGTGGATCTGGGCGGCCCTTTGGCCCCCTACCTGCCTGCCATCCCCGCCCCATGGCGCACCTGGCTCCTCGCCAATAATCCGGACCTGATGGTGCAAGGGCGCAACCGCACCCAGGAGATCGAGTTCGAAACCGAGCTTTATGGCATCACGTCGTTCGCCCACAAGACGGTGGAATTCGACGACCAGGAGCATCATTTCCTCTTCGGCATCGATGCCTCGATGGAAAAGTCATCGAACAGGTTCGACCGGACGGAGACACAGGGCCAGGTGGTCCGGGATCTGACCGATCCACTGAACCCGATCATCACCTCCATCGTCACCACGACGGACACCGACCGCATTTCCTTCGCCCCTTCGGAGACCACCCGTGTGGGACTGGTATTCCAGGATGATGTGAAGCTGGGAACCCTGTGGGAGTTCTCCCCCGGACTGCGTCTGGACTACCACCAGATCGACACGAACCTGACGCAACAGTTCCTCGACCGTTTGCAGGACGCCCTGGGCGGTGCCGCGACCGCACCGCAGGCGAGCGACGGGTATGACAATTTCACCCTCTCGCCGCGGTTCGACGTGGGCTTCCTGCCGACGGAGAACTCGCGCGTCTATGCGGGCTACGCGCTGGGCACCAGGAATCCGACCGCGGAGGAACTGACCATGGTTTTCGACCACCCCGCCACGGGAGCCAGTACCCAGACCACCATCCCCAACCCCGGCCTGAAGGAGGAAACGAGCCACGCCTTCAAGCTGGGCTACAAGGCGGAGGATGACCGCGGGCGTGTGGGGCTGGAGCTGTTCTACACCCGCTACCAGGATTTCATCGAGAACAACCAGGTGCTGGAAGTCCGGCCGGGTGGCGAAGTCATCACCACCACGCTGAACCAGGGTGAGGCTGAGATCTACGGCGTCGAGGCCAGCGGCGAATGGGACGCGGGATCCTGGAAACCCGCGCTGACGGGGGTCTCGCTGGGTCTCAGCGCGGGCTACACCATCGGCCGGAACCTGACGAAGGATGAGCCGGTGAACACCGTGGAGCCGTGGAAGGCCATCGGCTTCATCGGCTACGCGGATCCGGACGGAAAATACGGCGCGCGCATGATCGGCACCTACACCGGAGCCGTCACACGCACGGATGACACGACCATGAATGGCAAGATGTTCCGCCCGGACTCCTGGTTCACGCTCGACCTGCTGGCATGGTGGAAGCCGGTCCGCGGCCTGACCCTCAACGCGGGGGTCAACAACATCTTCGACGAGCAGTACTGGAACTGGTCCACCGTCCGCCGTGGCGGGGGGCATCTGGGCCTCGCGGGGGTCGGTGGTGGCCACACTTCGGCGGTCGATGACCGGACCACGGCACCGGGCCGGAATTTCTTTCTCTCCGCCACCTGGCAGTTCTGA
- a CDS encoding Gfo/Idh/MocA family oxidoreductase, which translates to MNSPVRILCVGAGHMGRSHALAYHRIDGFEICGIVTRSEKSAQGLNAELGASYPTFTDFDEALRTLSPDAVSISTYPDTHAAFAEKAFDAGCHVFIEKPLAETVADAERIVAKAREKNRKLVIGYILRHHPSWIKFIELAQTLGKPLVMRMNLNQQSYGANWNTHKALLSSISPVVDCGVHYVDVMCQMTGAKPIRVSGLGARLTDELPEGKINYGHLQVTFDDGSVGWYEAGWGPMMSEVAFFVKDVVGPKGCVSIVADKASSEGQSANVDAHSQTQSLRLHHGALGEDGNFTRKDETIHLDDEPDHDGLCHREQEYFLKAIHEDLDLGSHMDDAIASMRIVLAADESFRTGKTVDL; encoded by the coding sequence ATGAATTCTCCTGTTCGTATCCTCTGTGTCGGCGCCGGTCATATGGGGCGCTCCCATGCGCTCGCCTATCACCGGATCGATGGTTTCGAGATCTGTGGCATCGTCACCCGCTCGGAGAAATCCGCGCAGGGTCTCAACGCGGAGCTGGGCGCATCCTACCCCACTTTCACGGATTTCGACGAGGCGCTGCGGACCCTGTCGCCGGACGCGGTTTCCATCTCCACCTACCCGGACACCCACGCGGCGTTCGCCGAAAAGGCGTTCGACGCCGGCTGCCATGTGTTCATCGAGAAGCCGCTCGCGGAAACGGTGGCGGACGCTGAGCGCATCGTCGCCAAGGCGCGTGAAAAGAACCGCAAGCTGGTGATCGGCTACATCCTGCGCCACCACCCGAGCTGGATCAAATTCATCGAGCTGGCGCAGACGCTGGGCAAGCCGCTGGTCATGCGCATGAACCTCAACCAGCAGTCCTACGGGGCGAACTGGAACACGCACAAGGCGCTCCTTTCCTCCATCTCTCCGGTGGTGGACTGCGGCGTCCACTACGTGGATGTCATGTGCCAGATGACGGGCGCGAAGCCGATCCGTGTGTCCGGCCTGGGCGCGCGCCTCACCGACGAGCTGCCGGAAGGAAAGATCAACTACGGCCACCTGCAGGTCACCTTCGACGACGGGTCCGTGGGCTGGTACGAGGCGGGCTGGGGCCCGATGATGAGCGAGGTGGCGTTCTTCGTGAAGGACGTCGTCGGGCCGAAGGGCTGCGTCTCCATCGTCGCGGACAAAGCCAGCTCCGAAGGCCAGAGCGCGAACGTGGACGCGCATTCCCAGACGCAGTCCCTCCGCCTGCACCACGGCGCGCTGGGGGAGGACGGAAACTTCACCCGCAAGGACGAGACCATCCACCTGGATGATGAGCCGGACCATGATGGCCTCTGCCACCGGGAGCAGGAGTATTTCCTCAAGGCCATCCATGAGGACCTGGACCTGGGTTCCCATATGGACGATGCCATCGCCTCCATGCGCATCGTCCTGGCGGCGGATGAGAGTTTCCGGACGGGGAAGACGGTGGATCTGTGA
- a CDS encoding DUF6607 family protein, translating to MKLTSLLLLAGTLLAAGAPPEEDRRAILAMAGQFDVSFEFIETVAIAPDYKPLSIPYHEDAFETVVVAEDTPNRIALQHLLVVEAGPRKQVIKHWTQVWTWEDTHILDYSGSEDAPKWTRKVVSKEEAAGKWSQLVTSIDDTPRYESLGKWTHRFGESSWTSGPTRRPLPRREYTKRKDYDYLLGTNRHTITANGWVHTQDNRKVVDRGGKQVVLSYETGLNQYVKTDSPLSQEAIAWWEKSSPFWNNVRAFWLDAVQKEGPQFSYSSEQGGVPLAAKFKELEKSSPDAAKISESLTPYISLPR from the coding sequence ATGAAATTGACCTCACTCCTGTTGCTCGCGGGCACGCTGCTCGCCGCCGGCGCACCGCCTGAAGAAGACCGCCGCGCCATCCTCGCCATGGCGGGCCAGTTCGATGTTTCCTTTGAATTCATCGAGACCGTCGCCATCGCCCCGGACTACAAGCCACTCAGCATCCCCTACCACGAAGATGCCTTTGAAACCGTCGTGGTAGCGGAAGACACGCCCAACCGCATCGCCCTCCAGCACCTGCTCGTCGTGGAGGCGGGACCCCGCAAGCAGGTCATCAAGCACTGGACGCAGGTCTGGACCTGGGAGGACACCCACATCCTGGACTACTCCGGCAGCGAGGACGCTCCGAAGTGGACCCGCAAGGTGGTCTCCAAGGAGGAAGCCGCGGGCAAATGGTCCCAGCTCGTCACCAGCATCGACGACACGCCGCGGTACGAATCGCTCGGAAAATGGACCCACCGCTTCGGCGAGTCCTCCTGGACCAGCGGGCCGACGCGCCGCCCGCTGCCCCGCCGGGAATACACCAAGCGGAAGGACTACGACTACCTCCTCGGCACCAACCGCCACACCATCACCGCCAACGGCTGGGTCCACACCCAGGACAACCGCAAGGTGGTGGACCGCGGGGGCAAACAGGTCGTCCTCTCCTACGAGACCGGCCTCAACCAGTATGTGAAAACCGACAGCCCGCTGTCACAGGAAGCCATCGCCTGGTGGGAAAAGAGCAGCCCGTTCTGGAACAACGTCCGCGCCTTCTGGCTGGATGCCGTCCAGAAGGAAGGCCCGCAGTTTTCCTACAGCAGCGAGCAGGGTGGTGTGCCGCTGGCCGCCAAGTTCAAGGAACTGGAAAAGTCCTCCCCGGACGCGGCGAAGATCTCCGAGAGCCTGACGCCCTATATCTCCCTTCCCCGGTAA
- a CDS encoding AraC family transcriptional regulator yields MGKPIQEQLAPHSAPDVVACARIEGDNFGCQWHFHPELELTLVQSGGTHRWIGDKITPLKNGDLTFLGSNLPHDYRNEVIPGKPFRKVKALNVQFHPQFLGRNWLARAEMIPIKRLFEQAESGIQVTGATRDRVAAAMGKMIQAHGLKRLILLMQILDDLASSDDLVRISSPGFTPEIHISESERMGLVSAYIQENIAKPIYLADVAKHIGVSEVTFSHYFRSRTGKTFPSYLNELRIARVCRMLAETDDTVSQIAWACGFDSMANFLKHFKRIHGCTPREYRQRVFRP; encoded by the coding sequence ATGGGAAAACCGATCCAGGAACAACTCGCGCCGCACTCCGCGCCGGATGTCGTGGCATGCGCCCGCATCGAGGGGGACAACTTCGGCTGCCAGTGGCATTTCCACCCGGAGCTGGAGCTGACGCTGGTGCAGTCCGGAGGGACCCACCGCTGGATCGGTGACAAGATCACACCGCTGAAGAACGGCGACCTGACCTTCCTCGGTTCCAACCTGCCGCACGACTACCGCAACGAGGTCATCCCCGGAAAGCCGTTCCGGAAGGTGAAGGCGCTCAACGTCCAGTTCCACCCCCAGTTCCTCGGCAGGAACTGGCTCGCCCGCGCGGAGATGATCCCGATCAAGCGGCTGTTCGAGCAGGCGGAGAGTGGCATCCAGGTGACGGGGGCCACGCGGGACCGGGTGGCGGCGGCGATGGGGAAGATGATCCAGGCGCACGGGCTGAAGCGGCTCATCCTGCTGATGCAGATCCTGGATGACCTGGCGTCCTCGGATGATCTGGTGCGCATCTCCTCGCCCGGGTTCACGCCGGAGATCCACATTTCCGAAAGCGAGCGCATGGGGCTGGTGTCCGCCTACATCCAGGAGAACATCGCGAAGCCCATCTACCTCGCGGACGTGGCGAAGCACATCGGCGTGAGCGAGGTGACGTTCAGCCACTACTTCCGCTCCCGCACGGGGAAGACGTTCCCATCCTACCTCAACGAGCTGCGGATCGCGCGGGTGTGCCGCATGCTCGCGGAGACGGATGACACGGTCAGCCAGATCGCCTGGGCATGCGGGTTCGACTCGATGGCGAACTTCCTGAAACACTTCAAGCGCATCCATGGCTGCACGCCG